In Daphnia pulex isolate KAP4 chromosome 7, ASM2113471v1, one genomic interval encodes:
- the LOC124197150 gene encoding protein SMG7-like — MRTAEELWREAGDTRSTMPDVIDVTNDSHCSFLYVLRNLYKDIILSNLDYALDKKVEQDLWNVCFKVPISGLQPKQGKKSSNPILKLFLEGAAGFYMFLLQEICAQCDTSSSICKRNAQLGIFNGPSYALQPKNESVLYICQHCLIHLGDLARYRNLLTEAEGYYNQAINVEPSSGHPYNQLALLVSARGDMLSTLFYYVRSLALKHPFPPARINLDKLLKKQSVQVSNYQKTRGGRLSAEEFLLAFLKLQGQIGLGVDLDQAEQTVNLLTLTWPSLVATEALTPAQLIRMLTITLYSVGECSAASATDAQKRSLQLAIDVASSVFNACLTACCSLPDQQLPNSRYLCVIKLVLDWFHSQPQVLTKIKRGQLWSSTAKLLNQLQICFASNGSFTVDDDGRPLPEDLELLEFAPLRPSSRWPSTQVTQVDEHRIRASRIIQRGKWLTEQQFGCLALTVQSGEDKPEWLFSSLRPDESPVDKLIENLSIEPVKEIKILARPPQRNVALTAILKQKVDDDPIPSQSQDESHNKQVTFQHVLAPPLPPVKQSISNSSSINYPRPSLPPRLERLKAEQKEREQLNNNYGGMYSSFGAASALPDLSIPPPTVPPPGLGFPPPPAAWAMAGNLPPPPSSIVPPYSLFNSTAPWHPGQLPSFPVTNLVNPNEQRPMQQPLGTTSLWSGPGPSPLERLLEQQKAAMRGGTSPSKK, encoded by the exons ATGAGAACGGCTGAAGAATTATGGAG GGAAGCGGGAGACACCAGATCAACTATGCCAGATGTCATTGATGTGACAAATGACTCTCACTGCAGCTTCCTCTATGTTTTACGCAACCTGTACAAAGACattattttgtcaaatttgGACTATGCACTTGACAAGAAAGTTGAGCAAGATTTGTGGAATGTGTGTTTTAAAGTTCCCATCTCGGGGCTGCAACCAAAACAAGGGAAGAAAAGTAGCAATCCCATCCTCAAACTGTTTTTGGAAGGAGCAGCTGGATTCTACATGTTTCTGCTGCAAGAAATTTGTGCCCAGTGCGACACAAGCTCATCCATCTGCAAGAGAAATGCCCAATTAGGAATCTTCAATGGCCCCTCCTATGCTCTCCAGCCCAAGAATGAGTCAGTCCTTTACATCTGCCAGCACTGCTTGATCCATTTGGGAGATTTGGCTAGATACAGAAATCTTTTGACTGAAGCCGAAGGATACTACAATCAGGCCATCAATGTTGAACCTTCAAGTGGACATCCTTACAACCAATTGGCACTGCTTGTATCAGCACGGGGGGATATGCTGTCCACGCTGTTTTACTACGTCCGCAGCTTGGCCCTCAAACATCCGTTTCCACCTGCTAGAATCAATCTCGATAAACTCCTGAAGAAACAATCTGTGCAAGTATCAAATTACCAGAAAACTCGCGGAGGTCGACTGAGCGCCGAAGAGTTTCTTCTCGCTTTTCTCAAGCTGCAGGGACAAATTGGACTAGGTGTCGATCTGGATCAAGCGGAGCAAACGGTAAATCTTTTGACATTGACTTGGCCATCGCTAGTGGCCACGGAAGCCCTGACTCCAGCACAATTGATCCGCATGCTGACCATCACTCTCTATTCGGTGGGCGAGTGTAGTGCAGCCTCGGCCACCGACGCCCAAAAGAGATCACTTCAGTTGGCTATCGATGTCGCTTCATCTGTTTTCAATGCTTGCTTAACAGCCTGTTGTTCACTGCCCGACCAACAGCTTCCCAACTCCAGGTACTTGTGCGTGATCAAACTTGTCCTCGATTGGTTCCACTCTCAGCCACAAGTGCTCACGAAAATCAAACGCGGCCAGCTCTGGTCGTCGACAGCGAAATTACTTAATCAGctccaaatttgttttgcatCCAACGGTTCCTTCACCGTAGACGACGATGGAAGACCTCTTCCGGAAGATTTAGAATTGCTCGAATTCGCTCCACTCCGCCCCTCTTCTAGATGGCCTTCAACGCAAGTGACTCAAGTAGATGAGCATCGAATAAGAGCGTCGAGAATCATCCAACGAGGAAAATGGTTGACTGAACAACAATTTGGGTGTTTGGCGTTGACGGTGCAGAGTGGCGAAGACAAACCCGAATGGCTTTTCTCCAGCCTGAGACCGGATGAATCGCCTGTTGACaaactgattgaaaatttatcGATCGAACCTgtaaaggaaatcaaaatcttGGCTCGACCACCGCAGCGCAACGTGGCACTAACGGCCATTCTGAAGCAAAAAGTCGATGATGATCCAATCCCGTCACAGTCACAAGACGAGTCTCACAACAAGCAAGTGACATTCCAGCACGTGCTGGCTCCTCCTCTCCCTCCTGTTAAACAGTcaatcagcaacagcagtaGCATCAATTACCCCAGACCATCGTTGCCTCCTCGTTTGGAGCGACTCAAAGCTGAGCAAAAAGAACGAGAGcaattaaataacaattatGGAGGGATGTATTCGAGTTTTGGAGCAGCCAGTGCCTTACCGGATTTGTCTATTCCTCCGCCAACAGTTCCACCCCCTGGTTTGGGTTTCCCTCCGCCTCCAGCAGCCTGGGCTATGGCTGGCAATCTACCTCCGCCACCGTCCTCTATTGTGCCACCCTACAGTCTATTCAATTCGACCGCACCGTGGCATCCTGGTCAACTGCCTAGTTTCCCAGTCACTAACTTGGTAAACCCCAACGAGCAGCGCCCCATGCAGCAGCCATTAGGCACGACTTCTCTGTGGAGTGGTCCCGGTCCTAGTCCTCTCGAACGATTGTTGGAGCAGCAGAAAGCAGCAATGCGTGGCGGTACTTCACCTTCTAAAAAATGA
- the LOC124197159 gene encoding calcyclin-binding protein-like, translated as MPRPIDELRADVDELKKLTDLATRQSVRDVLGIETRRLETEISLQLKDNMFNLEAKPAAAAGASAVRCYDVKLTNYAWDQSDKFFKLFITLADVQTLPAENVVCTFGSRSLDLSVKELKGKNYSLVIKNLAEVIDASKSHWKVKTDSVVVFLSKVKPITWPTVTMEEKKIKESKAPKFDASASDDPQASMMNMMKQLYQDGDDDMKRQIAKSFAEGRGGKTPDLGL; from the exons ATGCCTAGACCTATTGATGAA CTTCGTGCAGATGTTGATGAGCTGAAGAAATTGACAGACTTGGCCACGCGCCAATCTGTGAGAGATGTTTTGGGCATCGAAACACGCCGTTTAGAAACTGAAATCAGTCTTCAACTCAAAGACAACATGTTCAATCTTGAGGCAAAACCAGCTGCCGCAGCTGGAGCTTCTGCTGTCAGATGTTACGATGTCAAACTTACAAACTATG CTTGGGATCAGTCTGACAAATTCTTCAAGCTATTCATCACTCTGGCAGATGTCCAAACTCTTCCTGCTGAAAATGTAGTTTGCACCTTTGGTTCCAG ATCCCTTGACCTCTCAGTTAAGGAACTAAAGGGTAAAAATTATTCTCTGGTCATCAAAAATTTAGCTGAAGTTATTGATGCATCAAAGAGCCACTGGAAAGTAaaaacag ATTCTGTGGTAGTCTTTCTATCAAAAGTTAAACCAATCACTTGGCCCACTGTTActatggaagaaaagaaaatcaaagaatctaAAGCCCCCAAATTTGACGCATCAGCCAGCGACGATCCACAGGCGAGCATGATGAACATGATGAAGCAACTCTACCAGGACGGCGATGATGACATGAAGCGACAAATTGCAAAATCTTTTGCAGAAGGTCGAGGAGGTAAAACCCCTGATTTAGGGCTTTGA
- the LOC124197149 gene encoding probable ATP-dependent RNA helicase spindle-E, with product MADSTSVEDMFDVLMFGKTMAEMGTFAPGTSSRRRRRSSPEAVRQPYFTENNTEYIEKYREEERQQAMEAANLAQSYNECRLKGGGMSMLEDESTLCGDMLLALDLHGVQAKAAAFTQYCFDPPNRPPLAIDKERTAILDMLKKENAIIIKGFTGCGKTTQVPQFILDECYANKTPCNIVVTQPRRIAAISIAKRVCFERNWTLGTVVGYRVGMERQVSESTLLTYVTTGCLLETLVATKTLEGYTHIIVDEVHERDEDTDFLLLVINRFLRKTKTPTKIILMSATADAGKFSQYFKTPELGDFPKGERPWRNAPIINVDPAEPFNINVYYMDSLKQLGFLTATVDPNDETPRIDKLQYELVSRLIAAFDSKREINRYGRHSEYENISSVRSAVLIFLPGIGEIEAMHKALIDFETNAVHKNYWHILPLHSRITSEEQSRVFQPISSLPPNFRHFRKIILSTNIAESSITVPDITYIIDFCLTKQLTTDTETNFCSLKLEWAAKSNCMQRRGRVGRVTEGVVYRMVFNRFYDEKLPDDVTPEILRCPLEQTVLRTKLLDLDPPEKMLALVIDPPKYGNIARTILTLKEMGALFTTVNGVVSSFDGDLSYLGRVVSRLPIDVHLGKLVMLGYVFNILEECIIMAAGLSSKNIFTSPYQKKLLAYQVKMQWAEGSFSDPITILNAYQVYKNSERQEHFKRSGESERMREKNWAHANFIQLKALKEMDILVKEIKFRLHSIGIEEAIGPNVRPLTGSQKALLLRVVLYGAFYPNYFTRDAISGQIDEREAVKSLCGLDPFKTVKLTNFPANQPGKAYVRQIKNSMSEIFTMLKEDTWNAKISFDSQRVFIQFHQEGNPSQNRRVPGRICLPVYLAIKQRLLGIPYHVRLFDKRDAELYRSRVEESARRLLNISDVESVVSGLSNRSEVPYVLQIPGPRLPELHENELPVSVCHVEEPNHFWCHRLDSRSKRDYKHLTGLVGPQGSRLERWDIKVPVVKGNLVMGPFKAANNYVEYYRAKVLSTQQGVPIHEQRVRLYFIDFGNAAEAHVKDLKVVSDGLLKFPPLAIECYLTGVGPSFINDPKGKWTKSGKEWFELQTVDQILTARVFSVVNGITSMDLIGEGGSWENSFADQMLKLNYAVKVDESFMNKQDNEQRQSAQEAKPNSHMARHRQRELEEQRSVAAEYLAMELEVDEPRHYSRNETSVVKLVGPVNPLEMKMFGKVQSLLGSLVKIEDDSVNSVILEDQPGDHHERVLVAAHVGSQQNGRHVQARSTTLLPNIPGLPAILTLLFAPRAEFRADKEIKRLTGAICGLGYDQVKQQSFYPEHDMELTFDSEIGLTDVLLINKIRFWLNSVMGAPSFSQHHAAPSQERMREVSQKTLGFLFELITKPRGDVKFEPSTSYKWNLIKPENLLQSDVAESQLDTLIPLHDCIKLNP from the exons atggcCGATTCGACGTCCGTAGAAGATATGTTTGATGTGCTGATGTTTGGTAAAACAATGGCTGAAATGGGGACATTCGCCCCTGGCACGtcttcaagaagaagaaggagatc GTCCCCAGAAGCAGTACGACAACCTTATTTCACTGAAAACAATACAGAGTATATTGAGAAGTATCGGGAAGAAGAAAGGCAGCAAGCTATGGAG GCTGCAAATTTAGCACAAAGCTACAATGAATGCAGATTGAAAGGTGGTGGTATGAGCATGCTTGAGGATGAGTCAACCCTTTGTGGAGACATGCTCCTTGCTCTGGATCTTCATGGTGTGCAAGCGAAAGCGGCTGCATTCACTCAATATTGTTTCGATCCACCTAACCGTCCCCCTCTAGCGATTGATAAAGAGAGAACAGCCATTCTTGATAtgctgaagaaagaaaatgcaatCATCATTAAGGGTTTCACAGGCTGTGGTAAAACAACCCAAGTGCCTCAATTCATACTGGATGAATGCTATGCAAACAAAACACCTTGCAACATTGTTGTCACCCAGCCAAGGCGTATTGCAGCCATCAGTATTGCTAAAAGAGTCTGCTTTGAAAGGAACTGGACTCTTGGAACCGTTGTTGGATACAGA GTTGGAATGGAACGGCAAGTGAGTGAGTCTACCCTGCTCACTTATGTAACCACTGGATGTCTTTTGGAGACACTAGTTGCCACCAAAACTCTTGAAGGCTACACTCACA ttattgtCGATGAAGTTCACGAGAGAGATGAAGACACCGATTTCTTGCTGTTGGTTATAAACAGATTCCTCCGCAAAACAAAGACGCcaaccaaaattattttgatgtcAGCCACAGCCGATGCTGGAAAGTTTTCTCAGTATTTCAAAACCCCTGAATTGGGCGACTTTCCGAAAGGGGAAAGACCTTGGCGCAACGCTCCTATAATTAATGTGGACCCCGCCGAGCCTTTTAACATCAACGTTTACTACATGGATTCCCTTAAACAATTAGGG TTTCTTACGGCAACGGTAGATCCAAACGATGAGACTCCTCGAATTGATAAACTCCAGTACGAACTTGTAAGTCGGCTGATCGCTGCTTTCGACAGCAAACGGGAAATCAATCGCTACGGGCGTCATTCCGAgtatgaaaatatttcgagCGTTCGGAGTGCAGTCCTGATATTCTTGCCCGGCATTGGCGAAATCGAGGCCATGCACAAAGCTCTGATAGACTTCGAGACCAATGCGGTCCACAAGAACTATTGGCACATCCTGCCGCTGCATTCACGCATCACTAGCGAAGAGCAAAGTCGAGTTTTCCAGCCCATTTCAAGTTTGCCTCCAAACTTTAGGCACTTTCGCAAAATCATTCTCTCCACCAATATCGCCGAGAGCTCAATCACTGTTCCGGACATTACGTACATCATTGATTTCTGCCTGACAAAGCAGCTCACCACCGATACGGAAACGAACTTTTGCTCCCTCAAG tTGGAGTGGGCTGCCAAGAGCAACTGTATGCAGCGCAGAGGACGTGTTGGTCGTGTCACCGAGGGTGTTGTTTACCGAATGGTTTTCAATCGCTTCTACGACGA GAAATTGCCTGATGACGTGACTCCCGAGATCCTTCGCTGTCCCCTGGAGCAGACCGTCTTGCGTACCAAGTTGTTGGATTTGGATCCACCCGAGAAAATGTTGGCACTCGTCATCGACCCTCCCAAATATGGTAACATCGCCAGGACAATCCTGACACTCAAAGAAATGGGAGCTCTATTCACAACAGTCAACGGAGTTGTCAGCTCATTCGATGGTGACTTAAGTTACCTCGGTCGAGTCGTCTCTCGCCTCCCCATAGACGTCCACTTGGGCAAGCTAGTTATGCTCG GATACGTGTTCAACATCCTGGAAGAGTGCATCATTATGGCAGCCGGGCTCAGTTCAAAGAACATTTTTACTTCTCCTTATCAAAAGAAGCTGCTGGCCTACCAAGTTAAAATGCAATGGGCAGAAGGCTCCTTCAGCGACCCCATCACAATCCTTAATGCATACCAAGTGTACAAGAACTCGGAGCGGCAAGAGCACTTTAAGAGGAGCGGAGAGTCGGAAAGAATGCGGGAGAAGAATTGGGCGCATGCCAATTTCATCCAACTCAAAGCGCTCAAG GAGATGGATATCTTggtgaaagaaatcaaattccgTCTACATTCCATCGGTATTGAAGAAGCCATCGGACCGAACGTCAGACCGCTTACGGGAAGCCAAAAGGCGCTCCTGCTTCGTGTCGTGCTCTACGGCGCCTTTTATCCGAATTATTTCACACGTGACGCCATCAGCGGGCAGATCGATGAACGCGAGGCCGTCAAATCTCTTTGCGGATTGGATCCATTCAAAACGGTTAAACTTACCAATTTTCCAGCGAATCAACCCGGCAAAGCCTATGTCCGACAAATTAAGAACAGCATGTCGGAAATCTTTA CTATGCTGAAGGAGGATACATGGAATGCCAAGATCTCGTTTGATTCGCAGAGGGTGttcattcaatttcatcaAGAGGGAAATCCTTCCCAAAATAGGAGAGTTCCCGGAAGGATCTGCTTGCCCGTTTACTTGGCCATCAAACAGAGACTACTCGGTATTCCCTATCACGTGCGGTTGTTTGACAAGAGGGATGCCGAACTATACCGTTCTCGA gtGGAAGAGTCGGCTAGACGTTTGTTAAACATCAGTGACGTGGAATCGGTGGTGTCAGGTCTGAGCAATCGGAGTGAAGTACCGTACGTCCTTCAGATTCCGGGACCACGTCTGCCCGAACTCCATGAAAACGAGTTACCCGTAAGCGTGTGTCACGTGGAGGAGCCCAATCATTTCTGGTGCCACCGCTTGGATAGTCGCTCCAAAAGAGATTACAAGCATCTTACCGGCCTGGTGGGGCCACAGGGTAGTCGCTTGGAGAGGTGGGATATTAAAGTTCCCGTCGTCAAGGGCAATTTGGTGATGGGTCCGTTCAAAGCCGCCAACAATTACGTGGAGTACTATCGAGCCAAGGTGCTCAGCACGCAGCAGGGCGTGCCGATTCATGAGCAACGCGTCCGCCTTTATTTCATCGATTTCGGCAACGCAGCCGAGGCCCACGTCAAGGATTTGAAAGTGGTGTCTGATGGACTGCTCAAATTTCCGCCTTTGGCCATTGAATGCTATCTGACAGGAGTGGGTCCGTCATTTATCAACGATCCCAAAGGAAAGTGGACAAAGTCCGGCAAAGAATGGTTTGAGTTGCAGACGGTGGATCAAATACTTACAGCTAGG GTGTTTTCGGTCGTCAATGGAATCACATCTATGGATCTGATTGGAGAAGGTGGCAGTTGGGAGAATTCATTCGCTGATCAGATGTTGAAACTCAACTACGCCGTCAAAGTGGATGAATCTTTTATGAACAAACAAGATAATGAACAGCGTCAATCCGCACAAGAAGCCAAGCCGAATTCTCACATGGCTAGACACCGACAACGAGa GTTGGAGGAACAGAGATCTGTGGCTGCCGAGTATTTGGCAATGGAACTTGAAGTTGACGAGCCAAGACATTACAGTCGCAATGAAACTTCTGTTGTCAAACTCGTTGGCCCTGTTAATCCGTTGGAGATGAAGATGTTCGGCAAAGTGCAATCCCTTTTGGGTAGCCTGGTCAAGATAGAAGATGATTCCGTCAACTCAGTTATACTGGAAGATCAACCTGGAGATCATCACGAGCGCGTTCTCGTTGCTGCTCAC GTCGGATCTCAACAAAACGGTCGCCATGTCCAGGCTCGCAGCACCACTCTGCTTCCAAATATCCCCGGTTTACCGGCCATTCTGACGCTTCTTTTTGCCCCGAGAGCTGAATTCCGGGCGGACAAGGAGATTAAACGCCTTACGGGTGCCATTTGTGGGTTGGGTTACGATCAAGTGAAGCAGCAATCCTTCTATCCTGAACATGATATGGAACTTACATTTGACTCGGAGATTGGTCTTACG GATGTGCTTCTCATCaacaaaattagattttgGTTGAATTCCGTTATGGGCGCACCGTCATTCAGTCAGCACCACGCAGCGCCATCCCAGGAGCGCATGAGAGAAGTCAGTCAGAAAACGCTTGGATTTTTGTTTGAGCTCATCACCAAACCGCGTGGTGACGTCAAGTTCGAACCCTCGACCAGCTATAAATGGAATCTCATCAAACCCGAAAACCTTCTACAGTCGGATGTCGCTGAAAGTCAACTGGATACTCTGATTCCACTCCACGACTGTATCAAGCTTAACCCCTGA
- the LOC124197157 gene encoding nucleolar pre-ribosomal-associated protein 1-like produces MLKPPKLSNIIALFLAKAAAIVQDPSHPMYRAINNFLLVKSAMDVTQVPEFFVMLHNTELPEQRSLQRSFLLSLLQDGIKSRQDYLVCARRRVFPILLSLQPSNLLSDKTDKRLILEVVQSSLQNSIITYDLIQHRGLIMWLDSLLLTDTVADEASQMVSVVTTMWDTLYTHMLKKGESKEKDDEEAIAKLEQEVEMMEAEDEDTADKTTNKPKMQNAKISSRKPIWNLLPMQQQVIAPWIMCELMQLMVNLWHVLYEAEPNYATFNKYARVLCSVASHIHESKSII; encoded by the exons atGTTAAAACCACCAAAGCTGTCCAATATCATTGCATTATTTCTTGCCAAAGCTGCAGCCATCGTTCAAGATCCTTCTCACCCAATGTACCGTGCAATCAATAACTTTCTACTG GTAAAATCGGCTATGGATGTTACCCAAGTTCCAGAATTTTTCGTCATGCTTCATAACACTGAACTACCTGAACAGAGGTCGCTTCAAAGGAGTTTTTTACTCAGCCTTCTTCAAGATGGCATCAAAAGTCGTCAGGACTATTTAGTGTGTGCTCGAAGAAGAGTCTTTCCAATCCTTCTCTCCTTGCAGCCATCCAATCTATTGTCCGACAAAACTGataag CGGCTCATACTTGAAGTCGTACAATCTTCACTTCAGAATTCAATCATTACCTATGACTTGATTCAACATCGTGGCCTTATCATGTGGCTTGACAGCCTCTTGCTGACCGACACCGTTGCAGATGAAGCTAGTCAGATGGTGTCGGTGGTGACGACAATGTGGGACACGCTCTACACTCACATGCTGAAGAAGGGAGAGTCGAAAGAAAAGGACGACGAAGAAGCTATTGCAAAACTTGAACAGGAGGTCGAAATGATGGAAGCCGAAGACGAAGATACCGCCGACAAAACCACTAACAAACCCAAGATGCAGAATGCTAAAATCAGTAGCAGAAAACCTATTTGGAATTTACTTCCTATGCAGCAACAAGTTATTGCTCCCTGGATCATGTGTGAGCTAATGCAGTTGATGGTCAATTTGTGGCATGTACTCTATGAAGCTGAGCCAAACTATGCTACGTTTAACAAATACGCCCGAGTATTATGCTCCGTCGCTTCACACATTCACGAATCCAAAAGCATCATTTAA
- the LOC124197162 gene encoding ATP synthase subunit O, mitochondrial-like: MSAVTGNFLELLAENGRLNKLDVVTGHFFNMIAAFRGEVVCEVTSAEALDAATLKEVTAALSGFLQKGQSLKISTKVDPSIVEDL; this comes from the exons atgagtgcTGTTACAGGCAACTTCCTtg AACTCCTTGCTGAGAATGGAAGACTTAACAAATTGGATGTTGTCACTGGCCATTTCTTTAACATGATAGCTGCATTCAGAGGTGAAGTTGTATGTGAGGTCACCTCAGCCGag GCCTTGGATGCTGCTACATTGAAAGAGGTTACTGCCGCTCTTTCTGGATTCTTGCAGAAAGGACAGTCTCTCAAGATTTCAACCAAGGTGGATCCCTCCATTGTTGAGGACTTGTAG
- the LOC124197155 gene encoding uncharacterized protein LOC124197155 gives MVGRCAVPGCKTTYYKGNQKENEVTLFTIPKTSLSKWQELIPCSNLTSTSLICYRHFDESDFKSGIEIFNVFHPFQRRHLNAGAIPKHFLINDTSSRQAMQNVDCFKWRNNLNVEANASNASVRKRPKVDKIPTTTKRKKLDSTAPSMEVTSTIQETIDIHQAAEEAIFDPLPGVNENVAVVIEDSTVTSPSMEASSTNFKSNFVTFQSLVTLSMIPKNWIWSFDQIKQMIYCISMDQLPNGNYNVKSVHFQNKQEVMYYVNGKNIPSSTTALSNHFRTVENITQLIKDFNDRKICSCIPH, from the exons atggttGGCAGGTGTGCTGTTCCTGGTTGTAAAACAACATATtacaaaggaaatcaaaaagaaaacgaggttaCCCTGTTTACAATTCCTAaaacttcattatcaaaatggcAAGAACTAATTCCATGTAGCAATTTGACGAGCACCTCACTTATTTGCTACCGTCATTTTGACGAAAGTGACTTTAAATCagggattgaaatttttaacgTGTTCCATCCTTTCCAACGTAGGCATCTTAATGCTGGAGCAattcccaaacattttctcatAAATG atacaTCTAGCCGACAAGCAATGCAAAATGTTGATTGTTTTAAATGGAGAAATAACCTTAATG TGGAAGCAAATGCTAGCAATGCATCAGTAAGGAAACGACCAAAAGTAGACAAAATACCTACTacgacaaagagaaaaaaattggacagTACAG CACCCTCCATGGAAGTTACCTCTACTATTCAAGAAACAATCGACATTCaccaggctgctgaagaagctatttttgatccacttcctgGTGTAAACGAAAACGTTGCTGTTGTCATTGAAGATTCGACAGTTACATCACCTTCTATGGAAGCAAGCTCTACTAATTTCAAGTCTAATTTTGTGACATTTCAGTCACTAGTAACTTTATCAATGATACCAAAGAATTGGATATGGTCTTTtgatcaaatcaaacaaatgatttATTGCATTTCGATGGATCAACTACCAAATGGAAATTATAATGTGAAAAGtgtacattttcaaaacaaacaagaagtaATGTATTATGTCAACGGAAAGAACATTCCATCAAGCACTACTGCTTTGTCAAACCATTTCAGAACAGTTGAAAATATAACGCAATTGATAAAGGATTTCAACGATCGAAAAATTTGTTCATGCATTCCTCATTAA